A single genomic interval of Lacrimispora sphenoides JCM 1415 harbors:
- a CDS encoding alpha-N-arabinofuranosidase, translating to MKKARIIIDKYFLTGGVDQRIFGSFIEHLGRAVYGGIYQEGNVNSDEQGFRKDTLELVKELNVPIVRYPGGNFVSGFCWEDSVGPKEQRPARTELAWQVIETNQFGLNEFVDWSRLAGSDIMMAVNLGTRGPADAKNLLEYCNFEGGTYYSDLRKAHGYVKPHDIKVWCLGNEMDGKWQMGHKTAMEYGRVASETARLMKWLDPSIETVACGSSGMMMPTFGEWEYQVLNECYDEVDYLSLHQYYGNRSNDTSDFLACSKGMDDFISGVISLCDAVKAKKHGKKEINLSFDEWNVWYHSNEQDKQIKPWNKAPHQLEDVYNFEDALLVGSMLITLLRHADRVKIACMAQLVNVIAPIMTSDTGAWRQTIFYPYMHASVYGKGTVLFTQIKAPVYESRTYGTVSILDSVCIWDQESETLTIFAVNKDLEEDVEVVCDLRQFEGYQVKDHLVLTHDDMKAVNTESAPDTVKPTSSKASRLENGNFSTVFGRHSWNVVRLEKSVQ from the coding sequence ATGAAAAAAGCAAGAATCATCATCGATAAGTATTTTCTGACGGGAGGCGTTGATCAGAGGATATTCGGTTCTTTTATTGAACATTTGGGACGGGCCGTCTACGGCGGAATTTATCAGGAGGGAAATGTAAATTCTGATGAGCAGGGATTTCGAAAGGATACCCTGGAATTGGTAAAGGAACTGAATGTGCCTATCGTGCGCTATCCGGGAGGTAATTTTGTATCTGGTTTTTGCTGGGAGGACAGCGTGGGCCCTAAAGAACAGCGGCCGGCAAGGACAGAACTGGCCTGGCAGGTGATCGAAACAAACCAGTTTGGTTTAAATGAATTTGTAGACTGGTCCCGGCTGGCCGGAAGTGATATCATGATGGCGGTCAACCTCGGTACAAGAGGTCCGGCGGATGCGAAGAATCTTCTGGAATACTGCAATTTTGAGGGCGGTACTTATTACAGTGATTTGCGCAAGGCTCATGGCTATGTAAAACCACACGACATCAAGGTATGGTGCCTGGGCAATGAAATGGATGGAAAGTGGCAGATGGGCCACAAAACAGCTATGGAGTACGGCCGTGTCGCTTCAGAAACTGCGCGGCTGATGAAATGGCTGGACCCCAGCATTGAAACCGTGGCTTGCGGCAGCTCCGGTATGATGATGCCCACGTTTGGTGAATGGGAATATCAGGTACTAAATGAGTGCTACGATGAAGTGGACTATCTTTCGCTGCATCAGTATTACGGAAACCGCAGCAATGATACATCAGATTTCCTTGCCTGCTCGAAGGGTATGGATGATTTTATATCGGGAGTCATATCTCTCTGCGATGCGGTGAAAGCGAAAAAACATGGAAAGAAGGAAATTAACTTATCATTTGACGAGTGGAATGTTTGGTATCACAGCAACGAACAGGATAAACAGATCAAACCATGGAATAAGGCGCCCCATCAGCTTGAGGATGTATATAACTTTGAAGATGCACTTTTAGTGGGCAGCATGCTGATTACCCTTTTAAGACATGCAGACAGAGTAAAGATTGCGTGCATGGCGCAGCTGGTGAATGTAATCGCTCCAATCATGACATCGGATACAGGTGCCTGGCGTCAGACCATATTCTATCCTTACATGCATGCTTCCGTTTATGGGAAAGGAACTGTTCTTTTTACTCAGATCAAAGCACCGGTATATGAGAGCCGGACTTACGGAACCGTGTCCATACTGGACAGCGTCTGTATTTGGGATCAGGAGTCTGAGACACTTACAATCTTTGCCGTGAACAAAGATCTGGAGGAAGATGTGGAAGTTGTATGTGATTTACGACAGTTTGAGGGATATCAGGTGAAAGATCATCTGGTGCTGACTCATGATGATATGAAAGCAGTGAATACGGAGTCAGCTCCTGACACAGTAAAGCCAACGAGTTCTAAGGCTTCCCGATTGGAAAATGGTAACTTTTCAACTGTGTTTGGAAGACATAGTTGGAATGTGGTTCGGCTGGAAAAAAGCGTACAGTAG
- a CDS encoding ArsR/SmtB family transcription factor, with amino-acid sequence MQIWVSEENLPFFEALSSPVRIKILEHLAHGEANIKDLAKAVGVTSAMMTAHINKLEAAGLILSTRTKKAGKVCSLVNQWYTLRLPTVHYHQIQNYELQLGVGQYTKAEIKPTCGIASNEKIIGGHDDPKFFYDPERIHAQLVWFRDGYVEYEIPNYVPDGCEIIDIEISAEMCSEYPHIKNDWESDINLYLNGHPICTWVSPGDFGDRRGKYTPGWWLSAQYGILKRFEINKQGVYLDKEIKSSLTLDAYDLSRDHWTLRFEVSSLNRRPGGLTIFGENFGDYARGIVIKVNYKRPFLNNNDNKNDLYNTSL; translated from the coding sequence ATGCAAATATGGGTATCTGAAGAAAACCTTCCATTTTTTGAGGCTTTATCAAGTCCTGTCCGCATTAAAATACTCGAGCATTTAGCTCATGGCGAGGCCAATATCAAAGACCTGGCAAAAGCAGTAGGCGTAACCAGTGCAATGATGACAGCGCACATCAATAAGCTGGAGGCCGCCGGGCTGATTCTTTCCACCCGTACAAAAAAAGCCGGAAAAGTTTGTTCACTGGTTAATCAATGGTATACATTGCGTTTACCCACTGTCCATTATCATCAAATCCAAAATTACGAATTACAGCTGGGTGTAGGTCAATATACAAAAGCAGAAATTAAGCCCACCTGCGGTATTGCTAGCAACGAGAAAATCATTGGAGGGCACGATGACCCCAAGTTCTTTTATGATCCTGAGCGCATTCATGCCCAGTTAGTCTGGTTTCGCGACGGATACGTCGAATATGAAATACCCAATTACGTGCCTGATGGGTGTGAGATAATTGACATAGAAATTTCTGCTGAAATGTGTTCCGAATATCCTCATATTAAAAACGATTGGGAGTCTGATATTAATCTGTATTTAAACGGACACCCTATCTGCACCTGGGTATCTCCCGGTGATTTTGGCGACCGAAGAGGTAAATATACTCCTGGCTGGTGGTTATCTGCTCAATATGGTATCTTAAAACGATTTGAAATCAATAAACAAGGTGTATATCTTGATAAAGAGATAAAATCTTCCCTGACCCTTGATGCATACGACCTTTCAAGGGATCATTGGACCCTCCGCTTTGAAGTTTCTTCCCTAAACAGACGTCCCGGAGGTTTAACAATCTTTGGTGAGAATTTTGGCGATTATGCCAGAGGCATTGTTATAAAAGTAAATTATAAGCGCCCGTTCTTAAATAACAACGACAATAAAAACGATCTATACAACACTTCCTTATAA
- a CDS encoding ABC transporter substrate-binding protein, producing the protein MKKRMAGMLLCFAMVCSVTAGCGQTGAKKEAAGNSAAGQEQTKEQSADGSTVGKNKFVRDGTDLSLWTFQALHVGFYTDMADKWNEANPDKPINLTVTTGDSSSIQNKLLVACQSGEGTPDIADIEIGFYASYLKDNYLLPINDVVEPYKNDVVMSRIEMYGDQKGNYYGIDFHLGASVAYYNMDIMKEAGIDPAAIVTWDDYVKAGKTVLEKTGKYMCAVETSDLFLPQMMLLEKGVQYVDEAGKPNLATKEHAEVIEFIRSMMDEGICEVAPGGGYHSEEWFGHLNGGKVASVMMPLWYMGRFTDYCKDLDGKIGIYEIPVWNKGDTREVLQGGTGTSVIKYTKNEELAKEFLAFAKLSREGNIYEWQKLGFDPIRTEIWKDTKITQDTENKFIKYFKTNPFDILLKNGTDLTAPSIAGSYSACYGVLVSTTYQNAFETAKDKDAAELLKNEQDSVIYDK; encoded by the coding sequence ATGAAAAAGAGAATGGCAGGTATGCTATTGTGTTTCGCCATGGTTTGTTCCGTGACGGCAGGCTGTGGGCAAACCGGGGCAAAGAAGGAGGCGGCGGGAAATTCGGCGGCAGGACAGGAGCAGACAAAAGAACAGTCAGCAGATGGAAGTACGGTGGGAAAAAATAAATTTGTTAGGGATGGAACGGATTTGTCTTTATGGACGTTTCAGGCTTTGCATGTAGGCTTCTATACCGATATGGCGGACAAGTGGAATGAAGCCAATCCTGACAAACCAATTAACTTGACGGTAACAACCGGAGACTCCAGTTCTATTCAGAATAAGCTCCTTGTAGCATGCCAGTCAGGTGAAGGCACACCGGATATTGCAGATATTGAGATTGGTTTTTATGCATCGTATTTGAAGGATAATTATTTATTGCCCATTAATGATGTTGTAGAACCTTATAAAAATGATGTTGTTATGTCCCGTATTGAAATGTACGGAGATCAGAAGGGAAACTATTATGGCATAGATTTCCATCTTGGCGCATCAGTCGCATATTACAATATGGATATTATGAAGGAAGCAGGAATTGATCCGGCGGCAATTGTAACCTGGGATGATTATGTAAAGGCCGGAAAGACCGTTCTTGAAAAAACCGGAAAGTACATGTGCGCGGTGGAAACATCAGACCTTTTCTTACCCCAGATGATGCTGCTTGAGAAGGGGGTACAGTATGTAGATGAAGCAGGTAAACCAAATCTCGCAACCAAAGAACATGCAGAGGTAATTGAGTTTATCAGAAGCATGATGGATGAAGGAATTTGCGAAGTTGCTCCGGGTGGTGGCTATCATTCAGAAGAATGGTTTGGTCACTTAAACGGCGGAAAGGTTGCCTCTGTAATGATGCCGCTATGGTATATGGGCAGATTTACTGACTACTGCAAGGATCTGGATGGAAAGATTGGTATCTATGAGATACCTGTGTGGAATAAGGGAGACACCAGAGAAGTATTACAGGGAGGAACCGGTACATCAGTAATAAAATATACGAAAAATGAAGAGCTTGCAAAAGAATTTCTGGCATTTGCCAAACTTTCCAGAGAAGGAAATATATATGAATGGCAAAAACTGGGATTTGATCCTATCCGGACAGAGATATGGAAGGATACTAAAATTACCCAGGATACGGAAAATAAGTTTATTAAGTATTTTAAGACCAATCCATTTGATATATTGTTAAAGAATGGTACTGATTTGACTGCTCCAAGTATAGCAGGAAGCTATTCGGCATGCTATGGTGTTTTGGTTTCCACAACTTATCAGAATGCATTTGAGACTGCAAAAGATAAAGATGCTGCAGAATTGCTGAAAAATGAGCAGGATTCTGTGATATACGATAAATAA
- a CDS encoding carbohydrate ABC transporter permease yields the protein MKKKSLIKRFIYSQKAAPYVFVSPFILIFLMFFAYPMINTVVMSFQKISGGKTSFVGVKNYQTLLNPVFIKCLKNSAFYTVVTCIIMIFIPMLLAVLLNSRQMKFKTFFRSIMFVPALTSIVVAGVVFRLMFGELEGSFMNQVLGFLGKDPIVWLRNPVTVWITLFLLCTWRWTGVNMMYYLSGLQQIPEDLFEASDIDGASSLQRFRYITLPLLKPTTVYVLTISIFGGMAMFAESYILFNGNKTPNNVATTIVGYLYRMGLEQNNIGIASAIGVVLLVIVMGINIIQLVMNGTLGKEE from the coding sequence ATGAAGAAAAAAAGTCTTATAAAACGCTTTATTTATTCGCAAAAAGCAGCACCCTATGTTTTTGTATCACCGTTTATCCTGATCTTTTTGATGTTCTTTGCGTATCCCATGATCAATACAGTGGTAATGAGCTTTCAGAAGATCTCAGGTGGGAAGACAAGCTTTGTGGGGGTGAAAAATTATCAGACCCTTCTGAATCCGGTGTTTATCAAATGCCTGAAGAACAGCGCGTTTTATACGGTGGTTACCTGTATCATCATGATTTTTATCCCAATGCTCCTGGCTGTGTTGCTAAATAGCAGACAGATGAAATTTAAGACATTTTTTCGCAGTATCATGTTTGTTCCGGCACTGACCTCCATTGTGGTTGCCGGAGTAGTATTCCGGTTGATGTTTGGTGAGTTGGAAGGCTCGTTTATGAACCAGGTACTGGGATTCTTAGGCAAAGACCCGATTGTCTGGCTGCGTAATCCAGTTACAGTATGGATTACGTTATTTTTATTGTGTACATGGAGATGGACGGGAGTTAATATGATGTATTATTTATCAGGACTTCAGCAAATTCCTGAGGACCTGTTTGAAGCTTCCGATATTGACGGTGCAAGCTCTCTTCAGCGTTTTAGATATATTACATTACCATTACTAAAGCCGACTACAGTTTATGTTCTGACCATATCAATCTTCGGCGGAATGGCAATGTTTGCAGAATCATATATTTTGTTTAATGGAAATAAGACTCCAAACAACGTTGCTACAACAATTGTAGGATACTTATATCGTATGGGCCTCGAGCAGAATAATATAGGGATTGCCAGTGCAATCGGTGTAGTATTGCTGGTGATTGTAATGGGAATCAATATAATCCAGCTGGTTATGAATGGCACACTTGGAAAGGAGGAATAA
- a CDS encoding carbohydrate ABC transporter permease, whose protein sequence is MKNSWKKKIQSVLLVTIFSIAAFLLLLPLLLLAVSSLRPGSDLMRNGLNFSIDWAYANLDNYRYLFSSANPYFTWYKNSLVITVVQVFLALFLSACVGYGFAMYNFKGKNLLFMAVLLVMMIPTEVILLPLYRLTTKIGAMDSMWGIILPYMVIPMLVFFFRQYLTGIPKDFVDSARVDGCSEYGIFFRIMLPLMKPSFAAMGIYQGMQSWNNFLWPMIVMRSADKITLPVGLQSLMSPYGNNYDILVAGSCFAIVPVLILFVCFQSYFVEGMTAGGVKG, encoded by the coding sequence ATGAAAAACAGTTGGAAGAAAAAGATTCAGTCTGTTCTTTTAGTGACAATTTTTTCAATTGCAGCATTTCTTTTGTTATTGCCTCTTTTGCTGCTGGCAGTCTCTTCGCTGCGTCCGGGTTCAGATCTTATGAGAAATGGTTTGAACTTCTCCATTGATTGGGCTTATGCCAATCTGGATAATTACCGGTATCTGTTCAGTTCGGCAAATCCTTATTTTACCTGGTATAAAAACAGTCTGGTGATCACGGTTGTACAGGTGTTTCTGGCCCTTTTTCTGTCTGCATGTGTGGGCTATGGGTTTGCGATGTATAATTTTAAAGGGAAAAACCTTCTTTTTATGGCAGTGCTGCTGGTTATGATGATTCCCACAGAGGTGATTCTGCTGCCATTATACAGGCTGACTACAAAGATTGGAGCAATGGACAGCATGTGGGGAATTATTCTTCCTTACATGGTAATTCCTATGCTGGTGTTCTTTTTCAGGCAGTATTTAACCGGCATTCCCAAGGATTTTGTAGATTCCGCACGTGTGGATGGTTGTTCAGAATATGGTATTTTTTTCAGAATCATGCTGCCATTGATGAAGCCTTCTTTTGCGGCAATGGGAATCTATCAGGGGATGCAAAGCTGGAATAATTTTCTTTGGCCTATGATTGTTATGCGATCGGCTGATAAAATTACTTTGCCGGTAGGCTTGCAGAGTTTAATGTCGCCCTATGGAAATAATTATGATATTTTGGTGGCAGGCTCTTGTTTTGCTATCGTACCGGTACTGATTTTATTTGTCTGCTTTCAGTCATATTTTGTAGAAGGAATGACTGCAGGCGGCGTAAAAGGATAA
- a CDS encoding alpha-N-arabinofuranosidase produces the protein MKQAKMLIEKGYQVSEVDKRIFGSFIEHLGRAVYDGIYQPGHVLSDEDGFREDVLEMVRELNVPVVRYPGGNYVSNFFWEDSVGPVKERSRRLDLAWRSLETNEIGVNEFAKWTKKANSEMMMAVNLGTRGLADACNLLEYCNHPSGTRYSDMRIAHGVKEPHKFKLWCLGNEMDGPWQIGHKTMDEYGRVAEETAKAMKLIDPTIELVACGSSFLEMPTFPEWEAKILGYTYDHVEYISMHQYYGNDTGDTEDFLAKSDDMERFIRSVTATCDYIKAKKRSSKTMNISFDEWNVWFHSNEADKDTTKNQPWQIAPSLLEDIYTFEDALLVGLMLIVLLKHADRVKIACLAQLVNVIAPIMTERGGGRAWKQTIFYPFMHASKYGRGIVLKPILSSPRHDTKTHEDVTDIECVAVMNEEKEELTIFAVNRNISQDIELLTDIRGMGEYQLLEHIVLEHTDLKMCNTAGEEMVRPVSTKRSQMNGDNLISILGKASWNVIRVRRI, from the coding sequence ATGAAGCAGGCAAAAATGCTGATTGAAAAAGGGTATCAGGTTTCTGAAGTGGATAAGAGGATTTTCGGATCATTTATAGAGCATCTTGGCAGAGCTGTTTATGATGGAATTTATCAGCCGGGCCATGTATTATCAGATGAGGATGGATTTCGGGAAGATGTTTTAGAAATGGTAAGGGAGTTGAATGTTCCGGTGGTTCGCTATCCAGGAGGAAACTATGTATCTAACTTTTTTTGGGAAGACAGTGTGGGACCGGTGAAAGAAAGGTCCAGACGTCTGGATCTGGCCTGGAGAAGTCTGGAGACTAACGAAATAGGTGTAAATGAGTTCGCTAAATGGACAAAGAAAGCGAATTCAGAGATGATGATGGCAGTGAACCTGGGCACAAGGGGACTTGCTGATGCGTGTAATCTATTGGAGTACTGTAATCATCCGTCAGGAACCAGATACAGCGATATGAGGATTGCCCATGGTGTAAAAGAACCGCATAAGTTTAAGCTGTGGTGTTTAGGCAATGAAATGGACGGGCCATGGCAGATTGGCCATAAGACGATGGATGAGTATGGCCGGGTGGCGGAAGAAACAGCAAAAGCTATGAAACTTATCGATCCGACAATTGAATTGGTAGCATGTGGAAGCTCTTTTTTAGAAATGCCTACATTTCCGGAATGGGAAGCAAAGATATTGGGGTATACCTATGATCATGTTGAATATATTTCCATGCATCAATACTATGGAAACGATACTGGCGATACGGAGGATTTTCTGGCCAAATCCGATGATATGGAGAGGTTTATCCGCTCTGTAACTGCTACTTGTGATTATATAAAAGCAAAAAAGAGAAGCAGTAAAACCATGAATATCAGTTTTGATGAATGGAATGTCTGGTTCCATTCCAACGAAGCGGATAAAGATACAACGAAAAATCAACCGTGGCAGATTGCCCCATCACTTTTGGAGGATATCTACACTTTTGAGGATGCTCTTTTGGTAGGCCTGATGCTGATTGTCCTGCTTAAACATGCGGACAGAGTGAAAATCGCTTGTCTGGCACAATTGGTGAATGTTATTGCGCCGATTATGACCGAAAGAGGCGGTGGGAGAGCCTGGAAGCAGACGATCTTTTATCCGTTTATGCATGCGTCAAAATATGGCAGGGGAATTGTTTTGAAACCAATTTTAAGTTCGCCGCGGCATGATACGAAAACCCATGAAGATGTAACTGACATTGAATGTGTGGCAGTCATGAATGAAGAAAAGGAAGAATTGACAATCTTTGCTGTAAACCGAAACATCTCTCAGGATATTGAACTTCTTACCGATATTAGAGGTATGGGGGAATATCAGCTTTTGGAACATATTGTGCTTGAACACACAGATTTAAAGATGTGCAATACGGCCGGGGAAGAGATGGTAAGGCCGGTGAGTACAAAAAGATCTCAAATGAATGGGGATAACTTGATAAGCATTCTAGGCAAGGCATCATGGAATGTCATTCGGGTGAGAAGGATTTGA
- a CDS encoding RbsD/FucU family protein, whose translation MLKGIPAIISPELLKVLCEMGHTDELTIGDGNFPGHTYGKKVIRMDGHGVPEILDAILQIFPLDTYVEHPVTLMGIVPGDDVKTPIWEKYKEIVERYDKRGAECFEEIDKWKFYEKTKEHSSVVIMTSEKALYANLILKKGVVI comes from the coding sequence ATGCTAAAAGGAATACCAGCAATTATTAGCCCGGAATTATTGAAAGTATTATGTGAAATGGGACATACAGACGAGCTTACAATTGGAGATGGGAATTTTCCGGGACATACCTACGGAAAAAAGGTAATTCGTATGGATGGCCATGGGGTGCCGGAGATATTAGATGCTATTTTACAGATATTTCCCCTGGATACCTATGTGGAGCATCCGGTAACTCTCATGGGAATAGTCCCCGGAGATGATGTTAAAACCCCAATCTGGGAGAAATACAAAGAGATTGTGGAAAGATACGATAAGCGGGGGGCAGAATGCTTTGAAGAGATAGATAAGTGGAAATTTTATGAAAAGACAAAGGAACACTCTTCGGTAGTAATCATGACCAGCGAAAAAGCTCTGTATGCAAACCTAATTCTGAAAAAAGGCGTAGTGATATAG
- a CDS encoding response regulator transcription factor gives MKYSVLVVEDEFLIAKNIARRIEQLNPAFEIAAIAPNGLEGLKLAEEQLPNVIFTDIRMPEVDGLELVKNVHEKYPFIYCVIISGYTDFEYAKEALRYGVNDYLLKPVNYDELSETLSSLETKLLVSIDSFDSCTLHHSSNRTKEIVELIKEYIRKNYQTQIDFTYLASEFGFSVPYLSKIFLKHAGITPSKYLRNYRLNIARQLLRNPDISVADVSQLTGYFDPFHFSKTFKQVYGISPSEYRNE, from the coding sequence ATGAAATACTCTGTTTTGGTAGTAGAAGATGAATTTTTAATTGCCAAAAACATAGCCAGAAGAATCGAGCAGTTAAATCCTGCTTTTGAAATTGCAGCCATTGCCCCAAATGGCCTTGAAGGTTTGAAATTGGCTGAAGAGCAACTTCCAAATGTAATCTTTACAGACATCCGTATGCCTGAGGTAGATGGACTGGAATTAGTTAAAAATGTTCATGAAAAATATCCGTTTATCTACTGTGTAATCATCAGCGGCTATACAGACTTTGAATATGCCAAAGAAGCTCTTCGCTATGGGGTGAACGATTATCTGTTAAAGCCCGTAAACTACGACGAGCTTTCAGAAACCCTGTCATCTCTGGAAACAAAGCTTCTCGTATCCATAGACAGCTTTGACTCTTGTACGTTACATCACTCGTCTAATAGGACAAAGGAAATTGTCGAATTGATTAAAGAATATATCCGTAAAAATTACCAGACGCAAATTGATTTTACGTATCTCGCTTCAGAATTTGGGTTTTCAGTTCCATATCTCAGTAAAATATTCCTAAAACATGCAGGTATTACGCCTTCCAAATATCTAAGAAATTACAGACTCAATATCGCGAGACAACTCCTGCGTAATCCAGATATTTCTGTAGCCGACGTGAGCCAGCTCACCGGATATTTTGACCCATTTCATTTCAGTAAAACATTTAAACAGGTGTATGGCATCAGTCCAAGCGAATATCGTAATGAATAA
- a CDS encoding sensor histidine kinase, which produces MLSFTIHTIINETRKLKINAFSTLQNNAAIIMDNFESIIHDLDTVSQNIIYSNLIKEKFGTYICYQDSSLSSNEIYQNINNTKILYDLIIAMIGPNSPADQTYLYSLDYGKFGVGLDNSATKESVVNTDWYEKVIRTQGKKYIYCGSDDKLGRYYSYPGDNYFISLCRLFYSPLNIPQGIVEVKKSFKRVAYAVATFTSPYEEEVYIYSPDGKTVYTTGSTQEQEQYYSLIQAYLNDLSEKSDKASIYLKSNNKYIIFTSSDYTGFITALIIDNHKLMKPIYQYVFTNLILLFFAMLVTVMVSYLISKRIATPLYRIYHQVRTFQLIGEGKNTTAFEEMEIGITEVNTLYQALLKMQEQARKSMERELQLQNSDMQSRMLALQAQMNPHFLYNSLATIQAMADENMNGEIILMCQTISKILRYISSDSEQLVLLRDELIHTHDYLEIMKLRYYHSLQYEFHIPVEMYQIRLPKLCLQLIVENAIKYSTKSSSPWNVEIRGIMTDTCWEIQIMDNGPGFTEEDLQRLQAQIHLIEKNGVLPNLEIDGMGLMNIYIRFKILYQGKHIFKLSNNVPHGAIVVIGGFIS; this is translated from the coding sequence ATGCTTTCTTTCACAATTCACACCATAATAAATGAGACAAGAAAGCTTAAGATAAATGCGTTTTCTACTCTACAGAACAATGCTGCCATCATCATGGACAACTTTGAATCAATCATTCACGACCTTGATACTGTGTCCCAAAATATCATATATTCAAATCTGATCAAAGAAAAATTCGGGACTTATATCTGCTATCAGGACAGTTCCTTAAGCTCCAACGAAATATACCAAAATATCAACAATACAAAAATTCTATATGATCTGATTATAGCAATGATCGGTCCGAATTCTCCTGCAGATCAAACGTATTTATATTCCCTTGATTATGGTAAATTCGGGGTTGGTCTGGACAACAGTGCTACAAAAGAAAGCGTCGTGAACACGGACTGGTATGAAAAGGTAATCCGCACACAAGGTAAAAAATATATTTACTGCGGAAGTGACGACAAGCTGGGACGCTATTATTCTTATCCTGGTGATAATTACTTCATCTCTCTTTGCCGTCTGTTCTACAGTCCCCTCAATATACCCCAAGGTATCGTTGAGGTAAAAAAATCCTTTAAAAGAGTTGCATACGCGGTCGCTACCTTTACCAGCCCTTATGAAGAGGAGGTTTACATATACAGCCCGGATGGAAAAACAGTTTATACTACGGGGAGCACGCAAGAACAGGAACAATATTATTCTCTGATTCAGGCATACCTAAATGACCTTTCGGAAAAATCGGACAAAGCATCCATATATTTGAAATCAAATAATAAATATATCATATTTACCTCATCGGACTATACAGGCTTTATAACAGCTCTCATTATAGATAACCATAAGTTAATGAAGCCCATCTATCAGTATGTTTTTACTAATCTCATTCTGTTGTTTTTCGCAATGCTGGTAACGGTTATGGTGTCCTATTTAATCTCAAAAAGGATAGCGACCCCACTTTACAGGATCTATCATCAGGTAAGAACTTTCCAGCTAATTGGCGAAGGAAAAAATACAACCGCATTTGAAGAAATGGAAATCGGAATCACAGAGGTAAACACCTTATATCAGGCACTTCTGAAAATGCAGGAACAGGCAAGAAAATCAATGGAACGCGAGCTTCAGCTGCAAAACAGCGATATGCAGTCCAGAATGCTGGCGCTCCAGGCCCAGATGAATCCGCATTTTCTTTACAATTCGTTGGCAACCATACAAGCCATGGCTGACGAAAATATGAATGGTGAGATTATTCTAATGTGTCAGACAATATCCAAAATACTAAGGTATATTTCTTCTGACAGTGAACAGCTCGTTTTATTAAGGGATGAACTGATCCATACTCATGATTATTTAGAAATCATGAAATTAAGATATTATCACTCTCTCCAATATGAATTTCATATACCGGTAGAAATGTATCAGATAAGGCTTCCAAAGCTCTGTCTTCAGCTTATTGTGGAAAATGCCATTAAATACTCAACGAAATCAAGTTCTCCATGGAACGTGGAAATTCGAGGCATTATGACAGACACCTGTTGGGAAATTCAGATAATGGATAATGGACCCGGATTCACAGAGGAGGATCTGCAAAGGCTTCAAGCCCAGATACACCTTATCGAAAAGAATGGTGTTCTGCCTAATCTGGAAATAGATGGAATGGGATTGATGAACATATATATCCGTTTTAAAATTTTGTATCAGGGGAAACACATATTCAAATTAAGCAACAATGTTCCTCACGGAGCAATTGTCGTCATAGGAGGATTTATTTCATGA